The following proteins are encoded in a genomic region of Neisseria perflava:
- a CDS encoding alkene reductase — translation MKLLSPGKIGNVSLNNRMVMAAMTRSRATADGVPTDLMAAYYAQRAAAGLIISEAINISPDAVGSPLTPSIYTDEQIAAWQKITQAVHAQGGKIFAQLWHTGRVAHSTDRQGKLPVAPSAVKIEGMQHFTSQGLQDFETPRALTLGEIKQTQADYIQAAKNAIKAGFDGVELHMANGYLPQQFFADSSNLRDDEYGGSIENKARFTLEIMRGLIDAVGGDKVGIKIGIKISPLHPYAGMAFDDPAASYDYLIGELNKLDFAFVELMKRSPMFPLLPHYPQDDEIERFGSQIKHTLIAGTAYDRETGEAELQKGIADFIAYGVPFLANPDLVKRFELNAELNPADKATMFGGGEQGYTDYPTL, via the coding sequence ATGAAACTTCTATCCCCCGGCAAAATCGGCAATGTGTCCTTAAACAACCGCATGGTGATGGCGGCGATGACCCGCAGCCGTGCCACCGCAGACGGCGTGCCGACCGACCTAATGGCAGCGTATTACGCCCAACGCGCCGCCGCAGGCCTGATCATTTCCGAAGCCATCAACATCTCGCCCGACGCCGTCGGCAGCCCGCTCACACCAAGCATTTACACCGACGAGCAAATCGCCGCTTGGCAAAAAATCACGCAGGCGGTACACGCCCAAGGCGGCAAAATCTTCGCCCAACTTTGGCACACAGGGCGCGTCGCCCATTCCACCGACCGCCAAGGCAAACTGCCCGTCGCCCCGTCTGCCGTAAAAATCGAAGGCATGCAGCACTTTACTTCGCAAGGCTTGCAGGATTTTGAAACCCCGCGCGCGCTGACGCTGGGCGAAATCAAACAAACCCAAGCCGACTACATTCAGGCGGCCAAAAATGCCATCAAAGCCGGCTTCGACGGCGTGGAGCTGCACATGGCAAACGGCTACCTGCCGCAGCAGTTTTTCGCCGACAGCAGCAACCTGCGCGATGACGAATACGGCGGCAGCATCGAAAACAAAGCCCGTTTTACGCTGGAAATCATGCGTGGTTTGATTGACGCGGTGGGCGGCGACAAAGTCGGCATCAAAATCGGCATCAAAATCTCGCCCCTGCACCCTTACGCGGGCATGGCGTTTGACGACCCTGCCGCCAGCTACGATTATCTGATCGGCGAGCTCAACAAACTTGATTTTGCCTTTGTAGAACTGATGAAGCGCAGCCCGATGTTCCCGCTGCTGCCGCATTATCCGCAAGACGACGAAATCGAACGCTTCGGCAGCCAAATCAAACACACCCTGATTGCCGGCACGGCATACGACCGCGAAACGGGCGAAGCGGAGCTGCAAAAAGGCATCGCCGACTTCATCGCCTACGGCGTACCGTTTCTTGCCAATCCCGATTTGGTCAAACGCTTTGAGCTGAACGCCGAACTCAATCCCGCCGACAAAGCCACCATGTTCGGCGGCGGCGAGCAGGGCTACACCGATTACCCGACTTTGTAA
- a CDS encoding LysR family transcriptional regulator — MDYLNEMALFAEVAEAKGFSKAAAKLGMPQSTLSRRVSELEKQLGLQLLNRTTRRVELTEAGRRYFERVKPIMEEARRIHDELSGMLVRPYGVLRVSLPVDFSYEFLAPLLPEFAAQYPEIKLEMDVTPRKVDLIGEPFDLVIRAGEQPDSGYISTVLMHDERYLYASPSYLAKHGEPQTPQDLPAADCLRFQTASNWTLLNRAGETVLITAQSPYAVNSMGMLARMAAHGLGVAFIPAIMAEQYETSGHLKRILPDWKGQSVPIYALTATRLLPAKTKCFIAFLRSKTKAA, encoded by the coding sequence ATGGATTATTTAAACGAAATGGCGTTATTTGCCGAAGTGGCGGAAGCCAAGGGATTTAGCAAAGCAGCCGCGAAACTGGGGATGCCGCAATCAACGTTATCACGCAGAGTCAGTGAATTGGAAAAGCAGCTGGGTTTACAGCTTTTGAACCGCACGACCCGGCGGGTTGAGCTGACCGAAGCCGGTAGGCGTTATTTCGAGCGGGTAAAGCCTATTATGGAAGAAGCGCGACGGATTCATGACGAGCTAAGCGGGATGCTGGTGCGTCCGTACGGCGTGCTGCGTGTATCGCTCCCCGTTGATTTTTCTTATGAATTTCTTGCGCCCCTACTCCCCGAATTTGCCGCGCAATACCCTGAAATCAAGCTGGAAATGGATGTTACGCCGCGTAAAGTCGATTTGATTGGTGAGCCGTTCGATTTGGTCATCCGCGCGGGAGAACAGCCCGATTCAGGGTATATTTCCACAGTGCTGATGCATGATGAACGTTATCTCTATGCCTCTCCAAGCTATCTGGCCAAACACGGCGAGCCGCAAACACCACAGGATTTACCCGCTGCCGACTGCCTACGTTTTCAGACGGCCTCAAATTGGACCTTGCTAAACAGGGCAGGTGAAACCGTACTCATCACCGCGCAATCGCCCTATGCCGTCAACAGCATGGGCATGCTGGCACGCATGGCTGCGCATGGCTTGGGGGTTGCCTTTATACCGGCAATAATGGCAGAACAATACGAAACGTCAGGTCATCTGAAACGCATACTGCCTGACTGGAAAGGACAGAGCGTCCCCATTTACGCCTTAACTGCCACGCGTCTGCTGCCGGCAAAAACAAAATGTTTTATTGCATTTTTGCGCAGCAAAACGAAGGCTGCTTGA
- a CDS encoding tetratricopeptide repeat protein — protein sequence MKSKLSTLVASVLLAACSAVPHHNEQAKALLDEGIALYQQQDYQHAKPYFEQAQQAGHMKAPRYLGLMYLNGKGVAQNAQTAFAYFTQAAKAGDITGQYWLGYCYENGVGTAKDTTQAVRWYQKSAARGDHVSQPAIDALNRLGVKTN from the coding sequence ATGAAATCCAAACTATCCACGCTCGTCGCTAGCGTCCTTCTCGCAGCCTGTTCTGCCGTTCCGCATCATAACGAACAGGCGAAAGCCCTGCTGGACGAAGGCATCGCCCTGTATCAACAACAGGATTACCAACACGCCAAGCCCTACTTTGAGCAGGCGCAACAGGCGGGGCATATGAAAGCACCGCGTTATCTGGGGCTGATGTATCTGAACGGCAAAGGCGTCGCCCAAAATGCGCAAACCGCTTTCGCCTACTTCACGCAGGCTGCCAAAGCGGGCGACATTACCGGGCAATACTGGCTGGGCTATTGCTACGAAAACGGCGTCGGCACGGCGAAAGACACGACCCAAGCCGTGCGCTGGTATCAAAAATCCGCCGCACGCGGCGACCATGTTTCCCAGCCTGCCATTGACGCGCTGAACCGCTTGGGCGTAAAAACAAATTAA
- a CDS encoding alpha/beta hydrolase-fold protein, with translation MKKTFSVIATGLLLAACTATQNTAENSPAAQSAQNPAWDKQYGGADKSYDSRLLALREQIAPRFEVLTFKDPQTGKEMQYNLYTPKNLEPGRKYPLVMFIADASTVGKGVKAPLMQGYGGIIWATDEAQAKHSAFVLVPSYTGTAVNDQWQTSDEVGMTLRLVKSLMTQKPIDPDRVYTTGQSMGGMISFYLNSIEPNFFAASMFVGSQWDINVLKPLTRAKFIYTVSAADPKASAGMAQVGEMLQQNKVAYAETEFSAKLPQAEQDAKVQQMLAQGKRINFIRFTPNTVIPENTTHKGAEHMYSFDYAYLLEPARDWLMQQQRGK, from the coding sequence ATGAAAAAGACCTTCTCCGTCATCGCCACCGGCCTGCTGCTGGCAGCCTGCACCGCCACGCAAAACACCGCTGAAAACAGCCCTGCCGCCCAAAGCGCGCAAAATCCCGCTTGGGACAAACAATACGGCGGCGCGGACAAATCCTACGACAGCCGCCTGCTCGCCCTACGCGAACAAATCGCCCCGCGTTTTGAAGTGCTGACCTTCAAAGACCCGCAAACAGGCAAAGAAATGCAGTACAACCTGTACACGCCCAAAAACCTCGAGCCCGGCCGCAAATACCCGCTGGTGATGTTTATTGCCGATGCCAGCACCGTAGGCAAAGGCGTGAAAGCCCCGCTGATGCAGGGCTACGGCGGCATTATTTGGGCAACCGACGAAGCGCAGGCAAAACACTCCGCCTTCGTCCTCGTGCCGTCCTACACCGGAACGGCGGTCAACGACCAATGGCAAACCTCAGACGAAGTCGGCATGACCCTGCGCCTCGTCAAAAGCCTGATGACCCAAAAACCGATCGACCCCGACCGCGTTTACACCACAGGCCAATCCATGGGTGGCATGATTTCCTTCTATCTCAACAGCATCGAACCAAACTTCTTTGCCGCTTCCATGTTCGTCGGCAGCCAATGGGACATCAACGTATTGAAACCGCTGACGCGGGCGAAGTTCATCTACACCGTTTCCGCCGCCGACCCGAAGGCATCGGCAGGCATGGCGCAAGTCGGCGAAATGCTGCAACAAAACAAAGTCGCCTACGCCGAAACCGAATTTTCCGCCAAATTGCCGCAGGCGGAACAAGACGCAAAAGTCCAACAAATGCTCGCCCAAGGCAAACGCATCAACTTCATCCGCTTCACGCCGAATACGGTGATTCCAGAAAACACCACCCACAAAGGCGCAGAGCATATGTATTCGTTTGATTACGCCTACCTGCTCGAACCCGCCCGCGATTGGCTGATGCAGCAGCAGCGCGGTAAGTAA
- the ubiM gene encoding 5-demethoxyubiquinol-8 5-hydroxylase UbiM: protein MSLHSDILVVGAGPAGLSFAAELAGSGLNITLIERSPLEVLQNPPYDGREIALTHLSREIMQRLGMWDLIPKDEIYPLRDAKVLNGHSDYQLHFPQPTQARGEPADCLGYLISNHNIRKAAYEVVSKLDNVKILAGTNVKEVKTSDDEAQVILESGEVLTGRLLLAADSRFSQTRRQLGISSDMHDYSRTMFVCRMKHTLSNLHTAYECFHYGRTIALLPLEEHLTNTVITVDSDKAETIKNMSPEELAASVKEQLKGRLGDMELVSTIHNYPLVGMIAQRFYGKRSALIGDAAVGMHPVTAHGFNLGLASADLLAKLVLEADQRGQDIGAKSLLEKYSTKHMFHAHPIYHGTNMLLKLFTNETAPAKLLRGLVLRASNNFPPLKKLITKQLTG from the coding sequence ATGAGCTTACACAGTGATATTCTCGTCGTCGGCGCAGGCCCTGCCGGATTAAGTTTTGCCGCAGAGTTGGCCGGAAGCGGCTTGAACATAACCCTGATTGAAAGAAGTCCTTTAGAAGTGTTGCAAAATCCGCCGTATGACGGCCGTGAAATCGCACTGACGCATCTGTCGCGCGAAATCATGCAGCGATTGGGTATGTGGGATTTGATTCCAAAAGACGAAATTTATCCTTTGCGCGATGCCAAAGTGTTGAACGGCCATTCCGATTACCAGCTCCACTTCCCGCAACCGACTCAGGCGCGTGGCGAGCCTGCGGACTGCTTGGGCTATTTGATCTCCAATCACAATATCCGCAAAGCCGCTTATGAAGTCGTGTCCAAATTGGACAACGTGAAAATCCTGGCCGGTACCAATGTTAAAGAAGTCAAAACTTCTGACGATGAGGCGCAAGTTATTTTGGAAAGCGGCGAAGTATTGACCGGCCGTCTGTTGTTGGCCGCCGATAGCCGCTTCTCGCAAACGCGCCGTCAATTGGGCATTTCTTCCGATATGCACGATTACAGCCGCACCATGTTTGTGTGCCGCATGAAGCATACTCTGTCCAACCTGCATACCGCATATGAATGCTTCCACTATGGCCGCACCATTGCGTTGCTGCCTTTGGAAGAACACTTGACCAATACAGTGATTACGGTGGACAGCGATAAGGCCGAAACGATTAAAAACATGTCGCCGGAAGAATTGGCGGCCAGCGTGAAAGAGCAACTCAAAGGCCGTTTGGGCGATATGGAATTGGTCAGCACCATTCACAATTATCCTTTGGTCGGCATGATTGCCCAACGTTTCTACGGCAAACGCAGCGCATTAATCGGCGATGCCGCAGTCGGTATGCATCCGGTTACTGCGCACGGCTTCAACTTGGGTCTGGCAAGTGCTGATCTTTTAGCTAAATTGGTTCTCGAAGCCGATCAACGCGGTCAGGATATTGGTGCGAAGAGCCTGCTGGAAAAATACAGCACCAAGCATATGTTCCATGCCCATCCGATTTACCACGGCACTAATATGCTGCTGAAACTCTTTACCAATGAAACTGCTCCGGCGAAACTGCTGCGCGGTTTGGTATTGCGTGCAAGCAATAACTTCCCGCCACTGAAAAAACTGATTACCAAACAATTGACCGGTTAA
- the rpmA gene encoding 50S ribosomal protein L27, whose amino-acid sequence MASKKAGGSTRNGRDSEAKRLGVKAYGNELIPAGSIIVRQRGTKFHAGDNVGMGKDHTLFAKVDGYVEFKTKGALNRKTVSIRPYTGSEE is encoded by the coding sequence ATGGCAAGTAAAAAAGCAGGCGGTAGCACCCGCAACGGTCGCGATTCAGAAGCCAAACGCTTGGGCGTTAAAGCCTACGGCAACGAGCTAATTCCGGCAGGCTCTATCATCGTTCGTCAACGTGGTACTAAATTCCACGCAGGTGACAACGTAGGCATGGGCAAAGACCACACTTTGTTTGCTAAAGTCGACGGTTACGTTGAATTCAAAACCAAAGGCGCGCTGAACCGTAAAACCGTCAGCATCCGTCCTTATACCGGTTCTGAAGAATAA
- the rplU gene encoding 50S ribosomal protein L21, producing the protein MYAVVKTGGKQYKVSVGEKLKVEQIPAELDSQIELTEVLMIADGESVKVGAPFIEGAKVTAKVVAHGRGEKVRIFKMRRRKHYQKRQGHRQNFTQIEIVAIA; encoded by the coding sequence ATGTACGCGGTCGTAAAAACCGGCGGTAAACAATACAAAGTTTCCGTTGGCGAAAAATTGAAAGTAGAACAGATACCAGCCGAACTCGACAGCCAAATCGAACTGACTGAAGTTTTGATGATTGCTGACGGCGAATCTGTAAAAGTAGGCGCACCTTTTATCGAAGGCGCAAAAGTAACAGCTAAAGTCGTTGCTCATGGTCGTGGCGAGAAAGTACGCATTTTCAAAATGCGTCGTCGCAAACACTACCAAAAACGCCAAGGCCATCGCCAAAATTTCACCCAAATCGAAATCGTGGCAATCGCCTAA
- the ispB gene encoding octaprenyl diphosphate synthase, with translation MLENLPYFQRHLPDDLAKVNAVINQAVQSDVALISQIGTYIISAGGKRLRPIITILAGKAVGHDDEKLYSLAAMVEFIHTSTLLHDDVVDESDLRRGRKTANNLFGNAAAVLVGDFLYTRAFQLMVGSGSMRILEVMADATNIIAEGEVMQLMNIGNTDITEEQYVQVIQYKTAKLFEAAAQVGAILGKASPEHEQALKDYGMYVGTAFQIIDDVLDYSGETEEIGKNVGDDLAEGKPTLPLIYLMRNGSEQTANDVRHALENADRSYFEKIHDYVVNSDALPYSISEAKKAVDKAIASLDVLPNSEVKEAMIQLAKESLARVS, from the coding sequence ATGCTCGAAAACCTGCCTTACTTCCAACGCCACCTGCCCGATGACCTTGCCAAAGTTAATGCGGTCATCAACCAAGCTGTTCAATCCGATGTTGCGCTGATTTCACAAATCGGCACATACATCATCAGCGCGGGCGGTAAGCGCCTGCGTCCGATTATTACCATTTTGGCAGGCAAAGCAGTCGGGCACGACGATGAAAAACTGTACTCGCTGGCAGCGATGGTGGAATTCATCCACACCTCCACCCTCCTGCACGACGATGTCGTCGATGAAAGCGATTTGCGCCGCGGCCGTAAAACGGCAAACAACCTCTTCGGCAACGCGGCGGCTGTTTTGGTCGGCGACTTCCTCTATACACGCGCCTTCCAACTGATGGTTGGTTCTGGCAGCATGCGTATCTTGGAAGTGATGGCAGATGCGACCAACATCATCGCCGAAGGCGAAGTCATGCAGCTGATGAACATCGGCAATACGGATATTACCGAAGAGCAATACGTCCAAGTTATCCAATACAAAACAGCAAAACTGTTTGAAGCGGCCGCGCAAGTCGGCGCAATTTTGGGCAAGGCTTCCCCCGAACACGAGCAAGCCTTGAAAGACTACGGCATGTACGTCGGTACGGCTTTCCAAATCATTGACGATGTATTGGACTATTCAGGCGAAACCGAAGAAATCGGCAAAAACGTCGGCGACGATTTGGCAGAAGGCAAACCTACCCTGCCATTGATTTACCTGATGCGAAACGGCTCCGAGCAGACAGCCAACGATGTGCGCCATGCTTTGGAAAATGCCGACCGCAGCTATTTTGAAAAAATCCACGACTATGTCGTTAATTCCGACGCTTTGCCATATTCGATTTCCGAAGCGAAAAAAGCTGTCGACAAAGCCATCGCTTCATTGGACGTGTTGCCTAACAGTGAAGTCAAAGAAGCCATGATCCAACTGGCAAAAGAATCTTTGGCCCGAGTATCTTAA
- a CDS encoding DUF441 domain-containing protein — protein sequence MNFSFVPLFLVTLIFLGVVSNNNSITISAAVLLLMQQTALSQYLPLVEKHGLHLGIILLTIGVLSPLVSGKIQIPPVSEFINFKMIAAVLIGILVAWLAGRDVPLMSEQPVLVTGLLIGTVIGVAFVGGIPVGPLIAAGLLSFFAGKV from the coding sequence ATGAATTTCAGCTTTGTCCCTTTGTTTCTGGTTACGCTGATTTTTTTGGGCGTCGTCAGCAACAACAACTCGATTACGATTTCGGCGGCGGTATTGCTGCTCATGCAGCAGACGGCCTTGTCGCAATATCTTCCCTTGGTGGAAAAACACGGTTTGCATCTGGGCATCATCCTGCTGACCATCGGTGTATTGAGCCCGCTGGTTTCCGGTAAAATCCAGATTCCGCCGGTTTCCGAGTTTATCAATTTCAAAATGATTGCCGCCGTCCTTATCGGCATTTTGGTTGCCTGGCTTGCCGGACGCGACGTTCCATTGATGAGCGAACAGCCTGTTCTGGTAACCGGATTATTAATCGGCACGGTCATCGGCGTTGCCTTTGTCGGCGGCATTCCGGTCGGCCCTTTGATTGCCGCCGGCTTATTGTCTTTTTTTGCCGGAAAGGTTTAA
- a CDS encoding NnrS family protein, protein MTDLFKHPVWAMAFRPFYSLAALYGALSILLWGFGFQGTPELPGLYWHAHEMIWGYAGLVVIAFLLTAVATWTGQPPTRGKALAGLTAFWLLARLCAFIPGWGATASGIFGTIFFWYGAVCMALPVIRSQNKRNYVAVFAIFVLGGTHFAFHMKMQPFDAIALMTGLQSGLIMVAGFIGLIGMRIISFFTSKRLNVPQIPSPQWVAHASLWLPMLAALLMLFPPASNCSPLWNTKQLTVGCLLQPFASVFSFSAGVIFTVQVYRWWYKAVLKEPMLWILFAGYLFTGLGLIAVGISYWISSFLNLGVHLIGVGGIGVLTLGMMARTALGHTGNSIYPPPKVVPVAFWLMIAATVVRVLATFVSGTAYTHSIRCSAALFAASLLLYAWKYIPWLIRPRSDGRPG, encoded by the coding sequence ATGACCGATTTGTTCAAACACCCGGTTTGGGCAATGGCCTTCCGCCCGTTTTATTCGTTGGCGGCTTTGTATGGCGCATTGTCTATACTGCTTTGGGGCTTCGGCTTTCAGGGTACGCCTGAGTTGCCGGGTTTATATTGGCATGCTCATGAAATGATTTGGGGCTACGCCGGATTGGTTGTCATTGCATTCTTGCTGACTGCCGTGGCAACTTGGACTGGCCAGCCGCCGACACGCGGTAAGGCGTTGGCCGGTTTGACCGCATTTTGGTTGCTTGCGCGTTTGTGTGCATTTATTCCCGGCTGGGGTGCGACGGCAAGCGGTATATTCGGTACGATCTTTTTCTGGTATGGCGCGGTGTGTATGGCTTTGCCGGTAATTCGTTCTCAAAACAAGCGCAACTATGTTGCCGTATTTGCTATTTTTGTTTTGGGCGGTACCCATTTCGCGTTCCATATGAAAATGCAGCCGTTTGATGCCATTGCGCTGATGACCGGTTTGCAATCCGGTTTGATTATGGTGGCCGGCTTTATCGGTTTGATTGGTATGCGGATTATCTCGTTCTTTACGTCCAAACGCCTGAACGTGCCGCAAATCCCTAGCCCCCAATGGGTAGCGCACGCATCGCTTTGGCTGCCTATGCTGGCTGCATTGTTGATGCTGTTCCCACCAGCTTCTAATTGTTCCCCGTTGTGGAATACAAAGCAGTTAACTGTAGGATGCCTGCTACAACCGTTTGCTTCTGTATTTTCCTTTTCTGCCGGTGTGATTTTTACCGTGCAGGTGTACCGCTGGTGGTATAAAGCCGTACTGAAAGAGCCTATGCTTTGGATTTTGTTTGCCGGCTATCTGTTTACAGGCTTGGGCTTGATTGCTGTCGGTATTTCTTATTGGATTTCAAGTTTCCTGAATTTGGGCGTACACCTTATCGGCGTTGGCGGTATCGGCGTGCTGACTTTGGGCATGATGGCGCGAACTGCGCTTGGCCATACCGGCAACTCTATTTATCCGCCGCCTAAAGTGGTTCCTGTTGCCTTTTGGTTGATGATAGCCGCAACGGTTGTCCGTGTTTTGGCTACCTTTGTGAGCGGTACGGCATACACGCACAGTATCCGTTGCTCCGCCGCTTTGTTTGCCGCTTCTTTGCTGTTGTACGCATGGAAATATATTCCTTGGTTGATCCGTCCGCGTTCGGATGGTCGTCCGGGTTAA
- a CDS encoding hemerythrin domain-containing protein, giving the protein MKPLKRHPALIELSREHHGSLSLCVRLLRTPDQSHQAELEPHFVELEPHFLEEETMFAPYWDKIDPALRQRFKGDHAKLRAMMAHPEYMNESWNKEFAVTLRDHARFEERELFPAIEPFLPLPENV; this is encoded by the coding sequence ATGAAGCCCTTGAAACGCCATCCTGCCTTAATAGAACTTTCCCGCGAACATCATGGCTCGCTGTCGTTGTGCGTCCGTCTTCTGCGTACGCCCGATCAAAGCCATCAGGCGGAGCTGGAGCCTCATTTTGTTGAGCTTGAGCCACATTTTTTGGAAGAGGAAACCATGTTTGCGCCGTATTGGGATAAAATTGACCCTGCGTTGCGGCAGCGTTTTAAAGGCGATCATGCCAAATTACGCGCGATGATGGCGCATCCTGAATATATGAATGAATCATGGAATAAGGAGTTTGCTGTCACTTTGCGCGATCATGCGCGCTTTGAGGAGCGCGAGCTTTTCCCTGCAATTGAACCTTTTTTGCCTTTGCCTGAAAATGTGTAA
- a CDS encoding RrF2 family transcriptional regulator: MYLTQHTDYGLRVLVYTAINDDTLVNISTIAETYNISKSHLMKVVTSLVKGGFLVSVRGKGGGLRLADNPENINIGAVIRHLEPMQVVECMGDNNECLITPSCRLTGIITGAIKAFFNHLDQYSLQDLLDKPTYDILYTPRIPINEIRGTAD; the protein is encoded by the coding sequence ATGTATCTGACCCAACATACCGATTACGGATTGCGCGTATTGGTTTATACCGCCATCAACGATGACACCCTCGTCAATATCAGCACCATTGCCGAGACTTACAATATTTCCAAAAGCCATTTGATGAAAGTGGTTACCTCATTAGTCAAAGGTGGATTTCTGGTCAGCGTGCGCGGCAAAGGCGGCGGTTTGCGCTTGGCAGACAATCCTGAAAACATCAACATCGGCGCAGTCATCCGCCATCTTGAGCCGATGCAGGTTGTCGAATGCATGGGCGATAACAACGAATGCCTCATCACCCCTTCCTGCCGACTGACCGGTATCATCACCGGCGCCATCAAAGCCTTCTTCAATCATTTAGATCAATACTCACTGCAAGATCTGCTGGACAAGCCGACTTACGACATACTTTATACACCGCGCATCCCAATCAACGAAATACGCGGAACGGCCGACTAA
- the folP gene encoding dihydropteroate synthase — protein MNTRIWQAGRFEIALDKPKIMGIVNLTPDSFSDGGTYSQNVQIALAHAEQLLKDGADILDIGGESTRPGSDDVSLEEEWSRVQPVLAEVAKWNVPVSLDTRRTVIMEKALAQGGIDIINDVAALSDEGAVALLAQQPKTGVCLMHMQGLPKTMQLNPQYQDVVEEVVRYLKARAAECVQAGIAPERITLDPGFGFGKNLQHNITLIQHLPELMDATGFPLLIGVSRKRMIGELTGEQDAAKRVHGSVAAALATVARGAQIIRVHDVKATADALKVWEALGVSA, from the coding sequence ATGAACACACGCATTTGGCAGGCAGGCCGATTTGAAATCGCCTTGGACAAACCGAAAATCATGGGCATCGTCAATCTGACCCCCGATTCATTTTCCGATGGCGGCACCTATTCGCAAAATGTCCAAATAGCATTGGCACATGCCGAGCAGCTGCTGAAAGACGGTGCGGATATTCTCGATATCGGCGGCGAATCTACCCGCCCGGGTTCGGATGATGTTTCTCTCGAAGAAGAATGGTCCAGGGTGCAGCCGGTTTTGGCGGAGGTGGCCAAGTGGAATGTTCCCGTCAGCTTGGACACGCGCCGCACGGTGATTATGGAAAAAGCCTTGGCGCAAGGCGGCATCGATATTATCAACGATGTTGCCGCATTGAGTGATGAAGGTGCAGTCGCATTGCTGGCGCAACAGCCGAAGACAGGCGTGTGTCTCATGCACATGCAGGGTTTGCCCAAAACCATGCAGCTTAATCCGCAATATCAAGATGTCGTCGAAGAAGTTGTGCGTTATTTAAAAGCACGCGCGGCAGAATGCGTTCAAGCAGGTATTGCCCCTGAACGCATCACGCTAGACCCCGGCTTCGGTTTCGGCAAAAACCTGCAACACAACATCACCCTGATACAACATTTGCCTGAGTTGATGGACGCAACCGGATTCCCACTTCTGATCGGCGTATCGCGCAAACGTATGATTGGCGAACTGACAGGCGAACAAGATGCCGCCAAACGCGTACACGGCAGCGTTGCAGCCGCTTTGGCCACAGTCGCCCGAGGCGCGCAAATCATCCGTGTTCACGATGTCAAAGCAACGGCTGATGCCTTGAAAGTTTGGGAAGCATTGGGCGTATCGGCATAA